In the Gammaproteobacteria bacterium genome, one interval contains:
- the infB gene encoding translation initiation factor IF-2 translates to MSTVTVRDFATEVKIPVDLLLTQLQEAGVAVDSIDAPLSEDDKRALLTHLHDKRGASPVTATAPSGGDPKRVTLKRKTTSELKLGGGRGASKTVSIEVRKRRTYVKNDEPDPAQVAAEEARQQEERAATAAAAAREAAELEAKKQAEAQSQAVSAEAEEARRKAELDAEAAVAEEDARRRREAEAAEIAAREAAAKAEEVAKSKAAPPVVDAARLEAEAARRRAEENLRRAEEMRRQEPLRKPPEREAPRSAAGRKELHVAKDKSGKRDRKRKQSGGGRVRFETQHGFERPTAPVVREVEVPEAITVGDLANRMAVKTGELIKALMKMGVMATINQTLDQDTAVLVVEEIGHKPKPVSATATEDSLLQAVEGEVSDAPLVTRPPIVTVMGHVDHGKTSLLDYIRHTRVAAGEAGGITQHIGAYHVRTDKGVVTFLDTPGHAAFTRMRARGAQVTDVVILVVAADDGVMPQTREAIQHSKAAGVPMIVAITKVDKPDADLDSVKSALSKEEVFVEDWGGDVQCVGVSAHTGAGIDDLLDAILVQSELLELTAPVDAPARGQIIESSVEKGRGPVATVLVRSGTLNQGDVVLSGPHFGRVRAMFDEAGKPVKTAGPSIPVQILGLSGAPDAGDDVVAVANERKARELAELREVKLREQKLAQTQAVRMEQVFAQMGEGARKSLNLMIKADVQGSSGALQDSLLKIPSAEVKVNIVSAAVGGISESDVDLALASQAIIIGFNTRADSVARRRIQETGVDVRYYSIIYDVLDDVSDAIAGLLGTETREQIVGIAQVRDVFRSSKFGAVAGCLTIEGEVRRGLPIRVLRDSVVIYEGELESLRRHKDDVSKVEAGTECGIAVQNYNDVKVGDQIECFDRIEVKRTVSAQAAGGRA, encoded by the coding sequence ATGTCCACAGTCACCGTACGAGACTTTGCTACCGAGGTGAAAATCCCGGTGGACCTGCTTCTGACACAGTTGCAAGAGGCCGGAGTCGCCGTGGACAGCATCGATGCCCCGCTGTCGGAAGACGATAAGCGCGCATTGCTGACGCACCTTCATGACAAGCGCGGCGCCAGCCCGGTGACCGCGACCGCTCCGAGTGGCGGTGATCCCAAGCGCGTCACTCTGAAGCGCAAGACCACCTCGGAGCTCAAGCTTGGCGGTGGGCGCGGTGCGTCCAAGACGGTGTCGATCGAAGTTCGCAAGCGGCGCACCTACGTCAAGAATGATGAGCCCGATCCGGCCCAGGTCGCTGCCGAAGAGGCGCGTCAGCAGGAGGAGCGCGCGGCGACCGCCGCAGCCGCGGCGCGTGAAGCGGCCGAGCTGGAAGCCAAGAAACAGGCCGAAGCACAGTCGCAGGCCGTCAGCGCCGAAGCCGAAGAAGCGCGACGCAAGGCTGAACTGGACGCCGAAGCGGCCGTCGCCGAGGAAGATGCTCGTCGCCGTCGTGAGGCCGAAGCGGCCGAAATCGCTGCCCGTGAAGCGGCCGCCAAGGCTGAGGAAGTGGCCAAATCCAAGGCAGCGCCGCCGGTTGTGGATGCAGCGCGCCTTGAAGCGGAGGCGGCACGTCGCCGCGCCGAGGAAAATCTGCGTCGTGCCGAGGAAATGCGACGCCAGGAACCGTTGCGCAAGCCGCCGGAGCGCGAGGCGCCGAGGTCGGCGGCGGGTCGCAAGGAACTGCACGTTGCCAAGGACAAGTCCGGCAAGCGTGACCGCAAGCGCAAGCAGAGCGGCGGCGGTCGGGTTCGCTTCGAGACGCAGCATGGCTTCGAACGGCCCACCGCGCCGGTTGTGCGCGAAGTGGAAGTGCCGGAAGCAATCACGGTGGGTGATCTCGCCAATCGTATGGCCGTCAAGACCGGTGAGCTGATCAAGGCGCTGATGAAGATGGGCGTGATGGCGACCATCAATCAGACGCTGGATCAGGACACCGCAGTTCTGGTGGTCGAGGAAATCGGGCATAAACCCAAGCCGGTCAGTGCGACTGCGACCGAGGACAGTCTGCTGCAGGCGGTCGAAGGCGAGGTCAGCGATGCCCCCTTGGTGACGCGTCCGCCGATTGTGACGGTCATGGGTCACGTCGATCACGGCAAGACATCCTTGCTTGATTACATTCGACACACGCGCGTCGCCGCGGGCGAGGCCGGTGGTATCACCCAGCATATCGGCGCGTACCACGTCCGCACCGACAAGGGTGTGGTGACGTTCCTGGATACTCCGGGCCATGCCGCATTCACGCGCATGCGCGCCCGCGGTGCGCAGGTGACCGATGTGGTGATCCTGGTGGTCGCCGCCGATGACGGCGTCATGCCGCAGACGCGCGAGGCGATTCAGCACTCGAAAGCGGCCGGCGTGCCGATGATCGTGGCGATCACCAAGGTCGACAAGCCGGACGCCGATCTGGATAGCGTCAAATCGGCGCTGTCCAAGGAAGAGGTGTTCGTCGAGGACTGGGGCGGTGACGTCCAGTGCGTGGGTGTATCTGCTCACACCGGAGCCGGCATCGACGATTTGCTCGACGCTATCCTGGTGCAGTCCGAGCTGCTGGAGCTGACGGCGCCGGTAGACGCGCCGGCACGCGGTCAGATCATCGAATCGAGTGTCGAGAAGGGACGGGGCCCGGTCGCAACGGTCCTGGTTCGCTCGGGCACCCTGAATCAAGGTGACGTCGTCTTGTCCGGCCCGCATTTCGGCCGAGTCCGCGCGATGTTCGATGAAGCGGGCAAGCCGGTGAAAACCGCAGGTCCGTCGATTCCTGTACAGATCCTGGGTCTGTCCGGTGCGCCGGATGCCGGTGATGACGTCGTCGCCGTGGCCAACGAACGCAAGGCCAGGGAACTGGCCGAGCTGCGTGAGGTGAAGTTGCGCGAGCAGAAGCTGGCGCAGACCCAGGCTGTGCGCATGGAGCAGGTCTTCGCGCAGATGGGCGAGGGCGCTCGCAAGTCGCTCAACCTGATGATCAAGGCGGACGTGCAGGGCTCGTCCGGGGCGCTGCAGGATTCGCTGCTCAAGATTCCGAGCGCGGAGGTCAAGGTCAATATCGTCTCTGCCGCGGTCGGCGGCATTTCCGAATCCGACGTCGATCTGGCTCTGGCTTCCCAGGCGATCATCATCGGCTTCAACACGCGTGCCGACAGCGTGGCGCGCCGCCGCATCCAGGAAACCGGCGTCGATGTGCGCTACTACTCGATCATCTATGACGTGCTGGATGACGTGTCCGACGCGATCGCCGGTTTGCTTGGCACCGAAACGCGCGAGCAGATCGTCGGTATTGCCCAGGTGCGCGATGTTTTCCGTTCGTCCAAGTTCGGTGCCGTGGCGGGCTGTCTCACGATCGAGGGCGAAGTCCGTCGTGGCTTGCCGATCCGCGTGCTGCGCGACAGCGTCGTCATCTACGAAGGCGAACTCGAATCGCTGCGCCGCCACAAGGACGATGTCAGCAAGGTCGAGGCGGGCACCGAATGCGGTATTGCGGTGCAGAACTACAACGACGTCAAAGTGGGCGACCAGATCGAGTGCTTCGATCGCATCGAGGTCAAGCGTACCGTCAGCGCGCAGGCCGCGGGCGGCCGCGCCTAG
- the rbfA gene encoding 30S ribosome-binding factor RbfA — protein MPKEYSRSQRVKVQIQRELTQLISEGYSDARLSLVTFTNVELTADLSSARVFVSRMGMDVSEALVLLKEMAPRMRGELGRRLRMRHAPELYFFSDEVPDTADRINRLIRDAVADDESHHKD, from the coding sequence ATGCCCAAGGAATATTCGCGCAGCCAGCGCGTCAAGGTTCAGATTCAAAGAGAGCTGACGCAGCTGATCTCCGAAGGCTATTCGGATGCGCGGCTGAGCCTGGTGACCTTCACCAACGTCGAGCTGACGGCCGATTTGAGCAGCGCCCGCGTGTTTGTCAGCCGGATGGGCATGGATGTCAGCGAGGCGCTGGTCTTGCTCAAGGAAATGGCGCCGCGCATGCGCGGCGAGCTGGGTCGCAGGTTGCGCATGCGCCACGCGCCGGAGCTGTACTTCTTCAGTGATGAAGTGCCCGATACCGCCGACAGGATCAATCGCCTGATCCGCGACGCGGTCGCCGATGACGAAAGTCACCATAAGGACTGA
- the truB gene encoding tRNA pseudouridine(55) synthase TruB, with translation MARRKPGARDVHGILLLDKPTGMTSNGALQQIKRMYGAAKAGHTGSLDPLATGLLPICFGHATKLTTYLLESDKRYRVRARMGSRTDTADSDGEIVERTDHIAGAEALRPAIAAMLGEIEQIPPMYSAIKHQGRRLYELARKGEAVERQPRTVTIHSMQLLSVAESEFELDVHCSKGTYIRVLVEDLARAAGTLAHVTMLRRTEVAPFSGEGMVGIAQLEQAASEGREALDRLLVSPSAAFAGWPQLSVDADRAFYLSRGQAVRVADAPKEGAIAVFGPDARLLGIAVIDADGLVAPRRWMS, from the coding sequence ATGGCGAGACGCAAGCCGGGTGCGCGAGACGTGCATGGCATCCTACTGCTCGACAAGCCGACCGGGATGACCTCCAACGGTGCCCTGCAGCAGATCAAGCGAATGTATGGTGCCGCCAAGGCCGGACATACTGGCAGTCTTGATCCACTGGCGACCGGTCTGTTACCGATCTGCTTTGGTCATGCGACCAAGCTGACGACCTATCTGCTGGAGTCGGACAAGCGTTATCGCGTGCGCGCCCGCATGGGCAGCCGAACCGATACTGCGGATTCGGACGGCGAGATCGTCGAGCGGACGGATCATATTGCAGGCGCGGAGGCTCTGCGCCCCGCGATCGCGGCGATGCTCGGCGAGATCGAACAGATTCCGCCGATGTATTCCGCGATCAAGCATCAGGGGCGGCGGCTTTACGAGCTGGCGCGAAAGGGCGAAGCCGTGGAACGTCAGCCGAGAACGGTCACGATTCATTCCATGCAGCTGCTTTCGGTTGCGGAGTCGGAATTCGAGCTGGACGTGCATTGCTCGAAAGGCACCTATATCCGGGTGCTGGTGGAAGATCTGGCGCGCGCTGCCGGAACCTTGGCACATGTCACGATGCTGCGTCGCACCGAGGTGGCGCCGTTCTCGGGTGAGGGCATGGTCGGCATCGCGCAACTGGAACAGGCTGCGTCGGAGGGGCGCGAAGCGCTGGACCGTCTGCTGGTGTCCCCGTCCGCAGCGTTCGCTGGCTGGCCGCAACTCAGTGTTGACGCCGACCGCGCATTTTACCTGTCGCGAGGACAGGCGGTTCGCGTTGCCGACGCACCAAAAGAGGGCGCCATCGCGGTGTTTGGACCGGACGCGCGTCTACTCGGCATCGCGGTGATTGATGCGGACGGTCTGGTGGCCCCACGGCGCTGGATGTCCTGA
- the rpsO gene encoding 30S ribosomal protein S15, whose protein sequence is MALTVEQKRTVLEKFQRAQGDTGSPEVQVALLSERIKTLAPHFEANKKDHHSRRGLLKMVNQRRKLLDYLKSEDADRYKSLIAELGLRR, encoded by the coding sequence ATGGCCTTGACCGTTGAACAGAAGCGCACCGTTCTGGAGAAATTCCAGCGTGCGCAGGGCGATACCGGATCGCCGGAAGTACAGGTTGCGTTGCTGTCCGAGCGCATCAAGACGCTCGCCCCGCATTTTGAGGCGAACAAGAAAGATCATCATTCCCGCCGTGGTCTGCTCAAGATGGTGAACCAGCGCCGCAAGCTGCTGGATTATCTGAAGAGTGAAGATGCCGATCGCTACAAGTCGCTGATCGCCGAGCTCGGCCTGCGCCGCTAA
- the pnp gene encoding polyribonucleotide nucleotidyltransferase codes for MALNLTPTVKTFPFGSHTVKLETGAVARQAGGAVIVSMDETVVLVTAVARKTAKPDQDFFPLTVDYQERAYAGGRIPGGFFKREGRPTEKETLTSRLIDRPIRPLFPKGFRNEVQVIATVMSLNPEVDADIPAMIGASAALRLSGVPFQGPIGATRVGYVNGEYVLNPSATVLDTESQLDLVVAGTKEAVLMVESEASRLSEEVMLGAVLFGHEQMQVVINAIDELAAEAGKPAWVWEADATASAIEADLAAYEAKIADAYSVTDKQERRDALGVVRAEIVAALGTGESAKWTERQLGNAFHDIEAKVVRNRILDGSPRIDGRDNATVRDLQMEVGVLPRTHGSALFTRGETQALVVTTLGTGKDAQLIDAIEGEWREPFMLHYNFPPYCVGETGRVGSPKRREIGHGRLAKRGLAAIMPDLEKEFPYVVRLVSEVTESNGSSSMASVCGSCLALMDAGVPIKTPVAGVAMGLIKEGDRFAVLTDILGDEDHLGDMDFKVAGSDDGITALQMDIKINGITGEIMKQALAQAKTARLHILAEMAKVINTPREDMSEWAPRITTIKINPDKIREVIGKGGATIQSITKETGTTIDIADDGTIKIAAVDKTATEAAIARITALTREVQAGDVYEGRVARLMEFGAFVTIIPGKDGLVHISQISDKRVEKVEDVLKEGDIVRVKVLEVDKQGRIRLSMKALEVPVE; via the coding sequence ATGGCGCTAAACCTAACGCCTACGGTCAAGACGTTTCCGTTTGGCAGCCATACTGTCAAGTTAGAAACCGGCGCAGTTGCACGTCAGGCCGGCGGCGCCGTCATCGTCAGCATGGACGAGACGGTCGTGCTGGTCACGGCAGTGGCCAGAAAGACGGCCAAGCCGGATCAGGACTTTTTCCCGCTGACGGTCGACTACCAGGAGCGCGCCTATGCCGGCGGTCGTATCCCGGGCGGCTTCTTCAAGCGGGAAGGCCGTCCCACCGAAAAGGAAACGCTGACCTCGCGGCTGATCGATCGCCCGATTCGTCCGCTGTTCCCGAAGGGCTTCCGTAACGAAGTCCAGGTGATCGCCACCGTGATGTCGCTGAATCCCGAAGTCGATGCGGACATTCCGGCGATGATCGGCGCTTCGGCCGCGCTGCGTCTGTCCGGCGTGCCGTTCCAGGGCCCGATCGGCGCCACGCGTGTCGGCTACGTCAACGGTGAGTATGTGCTCAACCCGTCGGCCACCGTGCTCGACACCGAGTCGCAGCTGGATCTTGTAGTCGCCGGCACCAAGGAAGCGGTGCTGATGGTCGAGTCCGAAGCCAGCCGCCTGTCCGAAGAAGTCATGCTTGGAGCCGTGCTGTTCGGCCACGAGCAGATGCAGGTCGTGATCAACGCGATCGATGAACTGGCCGCCGAAGCCGGCAAGCCTGCATGGGTCTGGGAAGCGGATGCTACCGCTTCCGCGATCGAGGCAGACCTCGCTGCGTATGAGGCGAAGATTGCCGATGCCTACTCCGTGACCGACAAGCAGGAGCGCCGTGATGCTCTGGGCGTCGTTCGCGCCGAAATCGTCGCGGCGCTGGGCACCGGCGAATCCGCCAAATGGACGGAACGCCAGCTTGGCAATGCGTTCCACGACATCGAAGCCAAGGTCGTGCGCAACCGCATCCTCGATGGCAGTCCGCGTATCGATGGTCGCGACAACGCCACCGTGCGGGATCTGCAGATGGAAGTCGGCGTGTTGCCGCGCACGCATGGTTCCGCCCTGTTCACCCGCGGCGAGACCCAGGCGCTGGTGGTCACCACGCTGGGCACCGGCAAGGATGCACAGCTGATTGACGCTATCGAAGGTGAATGGCGCGAGCCGTTCATGCTGCACTACAACTTCCCGCCGTACTGCGTCGGTGAGACCGGACGCGTCGGTTCGCCGAAGCGTCGCGAGATCGGTCACGGCCGTCTGGCCAAGCGTGGCCTGGCGGCGATCATGCCGGACCTCGAAAAGGAATTCCCCTACGTGGTGCGTCTGGTTTCGGAAGTCACCGAATCCAATGGCTCCTCATCGATGGCCTCGGTGTGCGGGTCCTGCCTGGCGCTGATGGACGCGGGTGTTCCGATCAAGACGCCGGTCGCCGGCGTCGCGATGGGCCTGATCAAGGAAGGCGATCGCTTTGCCGTGCTGACCGACATCCTCGGCGACGAGGATCACCTCGGCGACATGGACTTCAAGGTCGCCGGCTCGGACGACGGCATCACCGCGCTGCAGATGGACATCAAGATCAACGGCATCACCGGCGAAATCATGAAGCAGGCGCTGGCGCAGGCCAAGACGGCACGTCTGCACATCCTCGCCGAGATGGCCAAGGTCATCAACACGCCGCGCGAGGACATGTCCGAATGGGCGCCGCGCATCACCACGATCAAGATCAATCCGGACAAGATTCGCGAAGTCATCGGCAAGGGTGGCGCCACCATTCAGTCGATCACCAAGGAAACCGGGACCACGATCGACATCGCGGACGATGGCACGATCAAGATCGCTGCCGTTGACAAGACCGCGACCGAGGCGGCCATCGCGAGAATTACCGCCCTGACGCGTGAGGTCCAGGCCGGTGACGTTTACGAAGGCCGGGTGGCACGTCTGATGGAGTTCGGCGCCTTCGTGACGATCATCCCCGGCAAAGACGGTCTGGTGCACATCTCACAGATTTCCGACAAGCGTGTCGAAAAGGTCGAGGATGTGCTCAAGGAAGGCGACATCGTCCGCGTCAAGGTGCTCGAAGTCGACAAGCAGGGCCGTATTCGCCTGTCGATGAAAGCATTGGAAGTGCCCGTCGAATAA
- the phaR gene encoding polyhydroxyalkanoate synthesis repressor PhaR — MSDVRIIKKYPNRRLYDTEISRYITLEEVRQLVLEDIDFEVIDKRSKDDITRSILLQVIAEQEEGGDPIFQTEMLRHVIRFYGDPMQSSISRYLELSMQLFLDQQHTFAEQLRQMLGKAEQPLQSLREMAEEHVPIWRSVRREFLRNLSRAKAVRSQRGRTDEE; from the coding sequence ATGAGCGATGTCCGCATCATCAAGAAGTATCCGAACCGTCGCCTGTACGACACGGAGATCAGTCGCTACATCACGCTTGAAGAAGTCCGACAGCTGGTCCTGGAGGACATCGACTTCGAAGTCATCGACAAACGCAGCAAGGACGACATCACGCGCAGCATCCTTCTGCAGGTCATCGCCGAACAGGAGGAAGGTGGCGACCCGATCTTTCAGACGGAGATGCTGCGGCACGTCATCCGCTTCTACGGCGATCCGATGCAGTCGAGCATCAGCCGATATCTCGAACTGTCCATGCAATTGTTCCTGGACCAGCAACACACCTTTGCCGAGCAGTTGCGGCAAATGTTGGGCAAGGCAGAACAGCCGCTACAGTCTCTGCGTGAGATGGCCGAGGAACACGTTCCGATATGGCGTTCGGTCAGGCGCGAGTTTCTTCGCAACCTCTCGCGCGCCAAAGCGGTTCGCAGTCAGCGCGGTCGGACCGATGAGGAATAA
- the gluQRS gene encoding tRNA glutamyl-Q(34) synthetase GluQRS — translation MLPPSTFASAASAYRGRFAPTPSAPLHLGSLIAALASYLEARRHRGLWLLRIDDLDSPRCPPGTDSLICAQLEAHGLYWDGLPRRQSQHLHEYGEALESLIDSGHIYACACTRAVLAQTSAQGPDGPVYSGTCRESGLDRHGNALRFRIGTGTVALADGWQGEVVRSQDKDIGDFVVRRADGIFGYQLACAVDEFQQGITEVVRGADLLASSLRQILLLGALAWPQPDYRHLPVLADAEGRKLSKQNHAPPIEQRNAARNLSHALEFLGQTPPPDLAAAPVPEVMDWAQAHWTPESVPGIREISAARLV, via the coding sequence ATGCTCCCACCAAGCACCTTCGCCTCAGCTGCCAGCGCCTATCGCGGCCGATTTGCGCCGACGCCGTCAGCGCCGCTTCACCTAGGATCATTGATCGCCGCGCTCGCGAGCTACCTGGAAGCGCGGCGGCATCGCGGGCTCTGGCTACTCCGAATCGACGACCTCGACTCGCCGCGTTGCCCCCCCGGCACCGACTCGCTGATCTGCGCACAACTCGAAGCGCATGGCCTTTATTGGGATGGACTGCCGCGGCGCCAATCGCAGCATCTCCACGAGTACGGCGAAGCGCTGGAGTCGCTGATCGACAGCGGCCATATCTATGCCTGCGCCTGCACACGTGCGGTGCTTGCACAAACCTCAGCCCAGGGACCCGACGGCCCCGTCTACAGTGGCACATGCCGCGAATCCGGATTGGACCGGCACGGCAATGCGCTGCGATTCCGGATCGGAACCGGCACCGTCGCATTGGCCGACGGCTGGCAGGGCGAGGTCGTGCGCAGCCAGGACAAAGACATCGGCGACTTCGTGGTGCGCCGCGCCGACGGCATCTTCGGCTATCAACTGGCCTGCGCCGTCGACGAATTCCAGCAAGGCATTACCGAGGTGGTCCGGGGCGCCGATCTGCTTGCGTCCAGCCTGCGGCAGATTCTGCTGCTGGGTGCGCTGGCTTGGCCCCAGCCTGACTATCGCCACCTTCCTGTGCTGGCCGACGCCGAGGGGCGCAAGCTGTCCAAGCAGAATCACGCCCCCCCGATTGAACAGCGCAACGCTGCCCGGAACCTGAGCCACGCGCTCGAATTTCTGGGCCAGACGCCCCCGCCCGACTTGGCGGCGGCCCCGGTACCGGAAGTGATGGACTGGGCACAGGCGCACTGGACCCCGGAGAGCGTTCCGGGCATCCGCGAAATTTCCGCCGCGCGACTCGTATAA
- a CDS encoding HAD-IA family hydrolase: MTEQAVLVDPDPGQGSARTEPSPLQAILFDMDGTLADTERLGHRPAYNSAFRKMGLGWYWSPKLYRKLLQQPGGRERLQHYLKRYRPDLGSHAARVKADARAWVDEVHHLKSEQFSNLVRDGSVPLRPGVARLIHEARARGVRVAIVTNASRASLLPLLRHTIGPELESEIDVVICGEDAPNKKPEPDLYLLALQRLGTNAAACVAVEDSAMGMAAAVAAGIRTLVTVNENTRNEDFEGASLVVDGLGEPGGHVSVLRGGLSNGCVRLCDLEALMLPG; encoded by the coding sequence ATGACCGAACAAGCTGTCCTCGTGGACCCCGATCCTGGACAAGGAAGTGCCCGCACGGAGCCGTCCCCGTTGCAGGCGATACTCTTCGATATGGATGGCACGCTGGCGGATACCGAGCGACTCGGACATCGGCCGGCCTACAATTCCGCCTTCCGGAAAATGGGACTTGGCTGGTACTGGAGTCCCAAGCTGTATCGCAAGCTCTTGCAGCAACCGGGTGGGCGTGAACGCCTGCAGCACTACCTCAAGCGTTATCGGCCCGATCTGGGCAGCCACGCCGCGCGCGTCAAGGCTGACGCGCGTGCTTGGGTCGACGAAGTCCATCACCTCAAGTCGGAACAGTTCTCGAATCTGGTGCGTGATGGTTCGGTGCCCCTGCGCCCGGGAGTGGCCCGCCTGATACACGAGGCGCGTGCGCGCGGCGTGCGTGTGGCCATCGTCACCAATGCCAGCCGCGCGAGCCTGTTGCCGCTGCTGCGGCATACGATCGGCCCGGAACTCGAATCCGAGATCGACGTGGTGATCTGCGGCGAAGACGCGCCGAACAAGAAACCCGAGCCGGACCTCTACTTGTTGGCACTACAGCGTCTCGGGACCAATGCTGCGGCTTGTGTGGCGGTGGAGGATTCGGCGATGGGCATGGCCGCCGCGGTGGCTGCGGGGATCAGGACCTTGGTGACGGTCAACGAAAACACCCGCAACGAGGATTTCGAGGGCGCATCATTGGTGGTCGATGGTCTGGGTGAACCCGGCGGTCACGTCAGCGTGCTGCGCGGCGGACTCAGCAACGGCTGCGTTAGATTGTGCGATCTCGAAGCCTTGATGCTGCCGGGCTGA
- a CDS encoding AraC family transcriptional regulator, which translates to MRQAPPDRQPEQLPDQLFIWDGLLLLIAAKLHNRPHRHLALSLLISDSKFDLRLQGRTECCQLALVGPDVVQSLNAETPVTIVHVDPDHGLSRLLFTALNNADVLIPQPTPSSTLQKALSPSRLRNLDCGSIRNILCDALTASFDLHPLESAPDSRIAQLCRRLRSQAPEVPTVAAIAAEMQLSESRLAHLFRQQMGVALKRFLMHLRLQHAMRAWGPGCSFSEIAVDAGFYDQAHLIRTARGMLDFLPSLLADPSRIELNRCETAATRPLSPAASRLRDRTI; encoded by the coding sequence ATGCGGCAGGCGCCGCCGGATCGACAGCCGGAGCAGCTCCCCGATCAATTGTTCATCTGGGACGGGCTGCTGCTGCTGATCGCCGCGAAGCTGCACAATCGCCCGCACCGCCACCTCGCGCTGTCCCTGCTGATTTCCGATTCAAAGTTCGACCTGCGGCTTCAAGGCCGGACCGAATGCTGTCAGCTTGCACTGGTCGGCCCGGATGTCGTGCAAAGCCTGAACGCAGAGACACCCGTGACGATCGTGCATGTCGATCCGGACCACGGACTGAGTCGATTGCTGTTTACGGCGCTGAACAATGCGGACGTCCTGATTCCGCAGCCCACCCCGTCGAGCACCCTACAGAAAGCACTGTCTCCGTCGCGATTGCGGAACCTTGATTGCGGCTCGATCCGTAACATTTTGTGCGACGCGCTGACGGCCTCGTTCGACCTCCACCCGCTCGAATCCGCACCGGACTCACGCATCGCTCAACTGTGCCGCCGCCTGCGTAGCCAAGCGCCAGAAGTTCCCACAGTCGCCGCGATTGCGGCGGAAATGCAACTGTCGGAATCGCGGCTCGCGCATCTGTTTCGGCAGCAGATGGGCGTCGCGCTGAAACGCTTCCTGATGCACCTGCGTCTTCAACATGCGATGCGTGCCTGGGGGCCAGGTTGCAGCTTCAGCGAGATCGCAGTGGATGCCGGCTTCTACGATCAGGCCCACCTGATACGCACGGCGCGCGGCATGCTCGACTTCCTGCCGTCCTTGCTTGCAGACCCAAGTCGCATTGAGTTGAATCGCTGCGAGACTGCCGCAACCCGCCCACTCAGCCCGGCAGCATCAAGGCTTCGAGATCGCACAATCTAA
- a CDS encoding DUF962 domain-containing protein, which yields MRSLEQFLTDYSKSHRNPTNRLIHYICVPVIFFATLGLFWLVPIGQWLGLDGVAADSVNLATLATVLALVFYARLSAASFVSMLAWSAVSFALILAIESTGGSVLVICASLWVAAWALQFYGHKVEGAKPSFADDLVFLLIGPLFVQHELIGSPGKGKSHA from the coding sequence GTGCGCTCGCTGGAACAATTTCTGACCGATTACTCGAAAAGCCACCGAAATCCGACGAATCGCCTGATTCACTACATCTGCGTACCGGTAATTTTTTTCGCGACACTCGGGCTGTTCTGGCTGGTTCCGATCGGCCAATGGCTGGGTCTGGACGGTGTTGCTGCAGACAGCGTGAATCTCGCCACACTGGCGACCGTGCTGGCGCTCGTTTTCTACGCCCGCCTGTCCGCCGCCAGCTTCGTCTCGATGCTGGCCTGGAGCGCCGTGAGTTTCGCGCTGATCCTGGCGATCGAATCGACCGGCGGTTCCGTGCTCGTAATCTGTGCCAGTCTTTGGGTTGCAGCCTGGGCGCTGCAGTTCTATGGGCACAAGGTCGAGGGCGCAAAGCCCTCGTTCGCAGACGATCTGGTGTTCCTGCTGATCGGCCCACTGTTCGTCCAGCACGAACTCATCGGCTCGCCGGGCAAGGGCAAGTCCCACGCCTGA
- the bla gene encoding subclass B1 metallo-beta-lactamase yields MLLCGLGLLGTASAAPTASPAAVQAVSPDLQLRRLAADVWMHTSWADYDGQRVPSNGLLVLRPEGLLLIDTTWDAGSTAELLVWAQQQFGRTVDLAVSTRSHTDRVGGLAALDAAGIPAYASPRTLEHLAQRPAFRGLRALPDSERLLENQPVRFSGVEMIYPGVGHSDDNLAIWIEDHGILFGACAVKSASATTLGNIADADLSAWPHAIRALQARYGSAQIVVPGHGEPGSTELLKRTLELLGGSP; encoded by the coding sequence TTGCTCCTTTGCGGGCTGGGCCTGCTCGGCACAGCCTCTGCGGCGCCCACTGCAAGCCCAGCCGCGGTTCAGGCCGTCTCGCCCGATTTGCAGCTGCGCCGTCTCGCCGCGGACGTCTGGATGCACACCTCCTGGGCCGACTATGACGGCCAGCGCGTACCCTCGAACGGCTTGCTGGTGCTGCGCCCCGAAGGCCTGCTGCTGATCGACACGACCTGGGATGCCGGCAGCACCGCCGAACTGCTGGTATGGGCGCAGCAGCAATTCGGCCGAACTGTCGACCTGGCGGTCTCGACCCGCTCGCATACCGACCGCGTCGGTGGCCTGGCGGCGCTGGATGCCGCTGGCATCCCGGCCTACGCCTCGCCCCGCACGCTGGAACACCTTGCCCAAAGGCCGGCGTTTCGTGGCCTACGGGCACTGCCCGATTCGGAGCGCCTTTTGGAGAACCAGCCTGTGCGCTTCTCCGGCGTCGAGATGATCTATCCCGGCGTCGGCCACAGCGACGACAATCTCGCGATCTGGATCGAGGATCATGGGATTCTGTTCGGGGCTTGCGCCGTCAAATCCGCCAGCGCCACGACACTCGGCAACATCGCGGACGCCGACCTAAGCGCCTGGCCTCACGCGATTCGCGCATTGCAGGCGCGCTATGGCTCGGCGCAGATCGTGGTGCCCGGCCACGGCGAACCCGGTAGCACCGAATTGCTGAAGCGCACGCTCGAACTGCTGGGCGGAAGCCCTTAG